Within the Cololabis saira isolate AMF1-May2022 chromosome 22, fColSai1.1, whole genome shotgun sequence genome, the region ATGAACATCATGCTCACATCCAACAACATGACCAACAAGCTTTAATATGCGAAGCTCGTTAGCGGGGATGAACTAAAAACCGAGGCTGAAATGCCTTCATATGCAGTCAACAGGAAAACAATTACATAAAGTTGAGCATCATTGCATTAACGTGCGTTAAGGTGACGTAAGGCTCATTATCGATGAGTTATTCCTCTAATATTGTGTTGCTCTGCAGGTTCTGCCACTGCTGCCGTGGTTTGGCCTGTTAATTGTGATAACGGGCACATTGAGCCAGCGTTCAGAGGCAGAGATGACTGTTCACATGTCACCAAAAGATCCCTGGGCCTGTGGGTGCTCTTTTACTGCGTGGCCTccgtccctccatccctccctcgcTGCCGCCTCCCTTCGTCCTTCTCTCTCCAGTAGCCCCGTGGGAGCGTGAGGGTTGAAATGACACACAGTGGCTGACTGTCGCCCAGGGGCCCGGGTTCTGGCCTTGGCTGGCTGGATCTGTGTGGCAGCTGGTGAGCCCGCTGCCCTCGCTCTGGCCTGCAGCATCAACAGTACAGTGGGACTGATTGGAGCCtcactctgatctctgactctgGGGCTGACGTTCAACTGCTCGCTGCTGCCCACACAACTGGTGGCGAGGAAGTGGAACGGAGAGAGTGGGGACGTAACCAGGAATTAACAAAAATATGCACACATGAGAAGGCCAACAGATGAGTTTATACTTTCCAGAGAAATGGACGCGTTACAACTGAGGAtattccttcaaaataaaaaaaacaacagaactgAGAAACAAATAGTCCAGGTAAAAACAGCAGAATAAGCAGAACTACGAGGACTGTGCTCATTATGGGATTAAGATATCAAATCAGCAAGCAAACAAACTGCACTGTGGTGGCATGCAAAGAGTTGTTCCCGAACGTGTAGTACCGGTCATTACATGTTCAAGGCTCAGTTCAGACAGAGGATCatcatttataaataaaaaacaccctTTAACCACACTAGCAGCAATTTTGCACAGTCCATACAGCCTTCCCTTTAAAAAAAGCCAACAAATaataccattaaaaaaacaaacaagacaaacaaaCGTCACTGCTCCCTCTTCAGTGTGTTAAAGGTTAAGACGCCCGACTTCATAGTGTTGACATGACTTAATGATTAAGAGGTTAAGATGATGTTCTTTCATCCTTTTCCATCTCTTTTGACTAAAGCCAAAAGCTGATGTTGCTGggatttattataattattattatttcaggaatatGAAGTGAACATTAGTACACAGAGTTGAAATATTGATTGAAGGCTGATAGGCCTGCATGAATTAACTCGACACACTGATGTGACTCTCTTCTGGATTTAAGAGCTAACTGGCCCGTGAGGACTGAACGGTGCGATGCGATGGGCCGGGCTGGGCTGGAGGAGGGAGGCAGGGACGGAGGGAAGTGTTGTCATTAGTCAGTGGTGTCTGCTGGTGTAAATTCTGTTCCTGAGGACAACTACTGGAGGGAGATGGTGTCGCACAGAGGGATAGTGCTGGATGTGGTCGAACCACCGGGCGACATTCATGAACTGCTCCTTCTCCTGGACGGCCAAGTCCACCTGGGCGAAGACAAGAAATCACATGcggaaataaatattaaatataaatatggtCAATTTATGGAGATGTGCACTTATTTCAACCCTTTGAAATGCTTAAATTAGAGCTAGGTGTTAAATAGATGTTATTCATTAATTCAATAGTTTACGGCAATGCTGCAAAAacataacatttattttcactTGAAGTTGCATAATCATAGTATGACGCTGTCAGCTTTCACTGCTCTGTACCAGAATGACCTGCTGGAAAGACATAACAGATGTGGTGTTTCACATCGCTAAAAATAGGGTTTTATTTCCGAAAAATAAAGCACACGCTACAGAGGACAaaaatgatgtttttattttatcaatcaTCATCaatttaaatagaaaaaaaaaaatgaattaaaaaaataaaaatgaaatcagGTAAAAGAATACGAAAATAGGTACTTTTTCTCCTAAATTCTGCACAATATCCATCAAAAACATCCTGCAAcaacatttttaaagaaaacaccTTATTTTGGTCTACCGTAGTTTAAAATTTCCTGAGAATTAAAAGcagattaaaaaatatattccaTAAAAAAGTGTTAAAAAGAAGGATGAATGCCATAAAACTACAGAAAAAGCTGCTGACATCACACAAAAGCACCAACAATGATTGTTTACATGTGCACAGTGTTCGCTGCTGTAAGCAACAGATTACTGTAACACTAAAGTTCATCCAGGGAGGATCAGAAGCTTTGAGACAAAAGGTAATTAAAGTGGCATAAAAACTTTAATCTAATCACAAGTTTGTGTCTAAGGGGAACTATTTCACTGTTTTCGTCACAATGCAGGTGGAAACCTTCATCTAAGATTACAGCAGCAGAGCTCTTTGAGATGTCCTTTCAGAATAAATGCCAGGACTGTGAATTTTTATAATCTCATTAAGTGGAAGTTGGAAACTCGCCGCTCTGACAACGATCCGGCCTAAAAACCCATCCAGCATCAGTCATCTCTAATGTTTGTTTAGTTGTTTACCGTGAATTGAACATCGGCGCGGGCGGCGGTCAAGGGCTGGGCGAGCTGACCCGCTGTCCTCGAGGttaaaaaccacactgattGCAAACCAAAGTGACGCTCGTGTGCCTGGTGGCAGGGGAAAACTTCCATCCCCGCCACAACCGCTGACATCTCTCAACATGtgatccctccctccctccatctcaTTCCGCCTTTCCCATTTCTGAactcacttttcttttatcctgtAAGGCATAACAAACTTACTTGTCCCTGGTCTGAGGCTAAAGACATCACTTTATGCCACATCATTTTATCCGTTTGAAGACGACTGAGAATGTGTTCCTAATCTGTGTGTTCATTGCCAGCTTCTTCTCCACGCCCTTCGGCCACATGACTGGTCTAATTGTATGTTATACACTATGACAAATTGATAATTGGAGCTGTGGTTTGACAAAAGTGAGTGCTGATAAGAAGGGAAAAGGATGGAAGGAGAGATGGATGGCGGAGTCCTCGGTAAACGGTGTTAAAGGGTGCACCACGACGCAATAAATCTGTTTAATCCCATGAATATGCAATCCATCTCAACATTAGGAAACCTAGAGTTGGCTTTGAAGTTTTGCTGCAACCTCAACAACATGTGCACGTGTCAATTATGACatattgtgtggaagtgtggggaAACACCTATAAAACCAATCTCATGCCCATATTTTTACTACAAAAAAAGAATAGTACGTATAATTATGGGAGCAGAGTACCTGGCACCAACCAatgctttatttattcatttaaatacattaaaattctgGGATCTAGTTAACCTTCAAACCTTATTGATTATATATAAAGCACATCAAGTAAATATGAACTAAAGTTTAATAATAAAGTTTAATAAATTGACCGATACAGGACATATGTCCTTTACATCGGTATCAAGAATAACTTACAATAAATACAAAGGACTAAAATTTACATTCAAAACATTTCATAAAATCACACACAGATTAATTGATTCAATTTTGCATCACCTATCAGCTCTAAAATCATACAAAAAGTCTTTGTTTGACCAGAACCTATCCAGTCTGTTCTTGAAAGAGTTCACAGACTGGGCCTGCACGACTTCCTCTGAAAGTTCATTCCATTCTTTGACCGCGCGCAGTGTGAAAAAgttcctcctcttctctgaGTGACACTTTTGAGGGAACAACTTCAAAGAAGTTGTTAAGGAACACAGGTATGTTTAAGAAGGCATGGGGAAGaaccaaaagtaaagaaaactgtTTCCGTGAAAGGTGTCAAATTGTGGAATTGCTGTGATAATGATTTAAGAATGTGTACCtcaatttatgttttcaaaaaaatgtttaaatataaaacgataaacagttataaagaaatctgttaattatgttggtatagcctattatagattaacatgaaaatagcaccactatatacccctttttgcattattggtattactatttttatataatataatgcaatgacagtttttctttgttttctttttatatatttcttttcttatttgtgtattatcatcCACCGGATGCCATATTGTTTGAATGATATACACTGCACAGGATAGGCTAGAATAAgtccttggcttcagcctactcctttttcggacatttctatttaccttttatttttatttgtgaaatgaacatgtaaatgtttcaatgtattctgtccgaaataaaccattcattcattcattcattcattcattcattcattcaattagCGCTTAACGGGGTGTCATCTCATCTGAACACTGAACCACACGAATGAAGCGCAACATGTGAAAAAGAACTGAGGTAACTTACGATGAGTGGATGAAGTCCATAGTACATGAGAGCATCAGCTACGGTGAACTGGTTCCCCGCCAGGTAGACCTTGTCCTGCAGGTAGAGATCTAGATCCTAAAGGGGGACATTTGAAAACTTTTAAGAGTATGCAACTTAAACTGTTAAATATGATGACGCATGCACGTCTTCAGACGACATGAATGCGTAGCTGAGTCACTACTACAGCTCTTAAGCtacctttaatttaaaaacaactgcacatattcatgtttgttctggacatatttggctttttcttgcttAATGGACGCTGCAGACTTGAAGAGGAAACAACAGCAGGTTCATTAACCTACATATCTGCCTGCGTGAGGTACGTGAGGCCAGACCGTAGCTTTGCTTTCACGTGCGTCTCTGTGATGTGGATAGGAATAATATGCGACCCGAGGGCTTTTGCCATCTCTCCCCATGACTGGAGACTTAACACAGATGCCGCACAGAACGGGCCGTTTGTTTCCTCCGCTGCAGAAGGACTAAAACCGTCGCTTGCACATCTAATAAAGCCATTACCAACTTGGGAAGCATTTTGTGTTTCTCAGTCGACGTCTGTCTGTGCAGAGCCGTGCATGGAAGTGCTGGTCCCAGGGGAAGGGACCATCTTTAGCACTTGTACATtgtgtgaaggagaaactgcacacacacagacacgcagaaGCATCTCCAGGGCAAATGGAGTCATTGTGCAGCAAGAGTGGGTGATGCCAAACAAGGCATGAAGACTGCAGACTTCCTCCCCTTCAAGAATCAGATCCTTGCTTTTCTTAGCCTACAGCCATGGAGCTGAAGCCCAGTCGTGCATCAGAGGAGAGGAAGCCCTCCTACCCCCCCAACTCAACACTTGGAGCTCAAACCTGGGTTCTCTCCTACCTGCCCCCGCCTCAGCTGTGTACTCAGAGAAAATTCAAGATAAAATCCCAGCAACCTCTCTGCCACCTCTGAACAGCTTTGCTAGAGTCTGGACTTAACACTTCCATAAGTTCACTCGTAGGAAAAACTGGgcagctactttttttttgttttttgccaaGGAGGTTCTGCCCTTTAGGCAGGTCATGTACAGGCTAGAAAAAAGTACAGCTGTTCATTGTTACAAAACTAATAGCTAAATATACTGCACAAGCAGTGCATTACAAACCCAGTGACACAAGTTTTGTGTCCATGACTTTTAACCACGTCTTATGATGATTTCACGTTGCCACGGTGATACTCCAGACACAGTGTAATACTCTTGGTACCTTCCTCTGACTCAGATGCTTCAGTTACCTCTTTGGTTTACACAGCTTTCTTCTGGCCTCCAGGCAACCATTACGGTCCATGTCTCATTCAGAAGTCAAAATTTTTTAACTCCTGAACACATATAAAGCAAAAGATTGTGGGGAAAATGTCGGGAAAACGTCGAGTTTTGTCAAAAAACAGGATACTGGTGCTCACTGTTGACTGAAGAAACAGTAATTAGCAGATGCATTTTGCTAGAAGAGTACGAGCttcataaaatacatgaaattcTGCGGTTGCGGGAAGCCGCGCTGCGCTAACATAACTGGAATAAGGTGGAGACTTTCCCCAACGCTCTGCCATCTTAAAGTTCGGGGCCAGAGAGGCCTGGTTCAAGTTTATCCTAACGTTAGATAAGTGAATTTTCTTAGTTGCACCCTGGGGTGAGGAAGTTTAAGAACTCCTGGTGCTGACACTTTTATCTCGGGATGCTCTAATGGGAAATGACTGGTGTGCTTGAAAGAAGAGTGTTAAGGACGCAGCTGAAGCAGCGGGGCAGGACAGGAGGCCACCGGGCACCAGAGCCCAGCTGCTCGCGGCGGCTCCCTTCTGTAAGTGGCACCATTAAAATATTTAAGAGGCCTGTCCAGATAACATGCTACAACCCAGCATGACTCCTCAGCCATGCCACAACAACGTGTCACACTGTCCAGTGCGGACACAAGACACAAACACGCGGCCGCCTCATGCTGACAGGACGGTGCCAAGAGGCGCCCAGCATCCAGCAGACCAGCGGCTGACGATCCGTTTCACGCTGACTGGCATTAGGCacattaaaacagttttctctgtcgTGTGGGGCCATGTCACCGAAGGGCCAGACATCAGTCTGCTTGTGTCTTAACACAGACATTGATACATGAACCCAAGTGGTGGACgtcatttcttttttccaccACAAAAACAATCAACAGGCTGGAAGCAAATCCTGATTAAGCTCAGAATCATCTCAAGGGAAACTTTGGGACAATTTTGTGCACAAATGCATGTATAAGTCTATAGCTTTGATGCAAAACTGGGTCTAAAATGTTCTTGAACTTTCCATCAGACCTTCAGGACGGCCTTGATGTCCTCCTTGGAGTAGTTTACTAGTTTGGTGACTCTGTACTCCAGCCACTGCTGCACCAGCGCTCGGCCCTCGGCGGTGTCGCCCAGCAGCTCCGGCCGCTTGGCCTCCTTCACCAGGTGGCAGGCGATGGTGGCCAGCCCCACCAGTGGGGGACCATTGTTATTCTGCAGCACGGGCACCTACGGGGACAGGAGAGGAAGAAAATGAGCAGTGGAAAGTTATCAAGTCAGTGTGAGAAACtaatacacatttatattttgtttttctggtgtaCATTGTGTAGCTCCCAATTAAGtgagtgtttactattttttctcttgtacattactcatttttctacattttatatttctctttttttattatttagccatttattggttatttctatttcaattttttgtataaaccgttgagcatgtgtgtgtttggctgctgcacgactgaatttctcctctgggagatcaataaagtcttctattctattgtatattgatgattttctgtttctggtgtcttataatcctTTAAGGGATGGGTCTTtggacatgacacaaaaatgaaactcattaattaattaattaattaattcattcacacATCTGACAGCTTTCTATCAACAATCAGTGAGATGACAGTGTACATGGATATATTAATAACTGTCCATAAATGGCTTAGAGATTACTGGCAGTAAAGCTTCAGCACTTAGATCTTATATTTTGAGAGGCCTTTTGTTTTACACCTCTCTAGGAGGTGCACACCCACAttatgaaaataatttaaaCCCACGAAATCAGCTGATCCCACCCCTCCTTTTGTATGGACAGACACAAAccatgcagctcttttctgcTTCATGCAGATATAGAAAGCCGATATAACCTGATCATGTCAGAATATCTTGGACTGTAAGAACAAGTCATccaaaaatcaattaaaaacacGATAAGATGTTACAGGAGAGCAGATTTATAATCAACCCACGTGTCCAGCTTGTTAGCATTTTCTTACTAGCCACCGATAACAGGGGACAAATGATCAGCTTGCTCACAAATAAATCGGGATTGCCTCCAATATTGATAGTGCAAGAAAATTACTGTGGTATTACCTTTTTATCACCCTGTGTACTGTATTTGTTCGGCTTTTTTAGACCCAGATATTTCTCCAGCGATGATAGCTCCCGTAACGCCATGTTTCCGACGGTGTCAAGGTAGAGCAGCCAGGGACGGCTGTGATTGGATAAGAGCCGCAAGTCCCGCCCACCGACGCTTGACTGACAGTGATTACAACCAATAAGAGCACGAACATGACCATGCCAGTctctttctttgcattgcatcaTTGCGTCAGTGACTGAGACAAGGCTAAATCATTTGAtgcactaaaaaataaataagtaatcatGTTATTGGTTATCACACAactagattaaaaaaacaacaaaaaagtagGTAATCTGAAATGCTCACAAATAATAAGTAGGCAAAATGTAAGGTTTTTAATTTAATCCTCTGCAGAACCAGAAGTTTATGATCTACAAAAGTTACTTACTATTAAATTAAAGCTGTCTGTaagaataattcagaattaatgtattttagacagtaaaaaTAGGTTTCATCACACTGAATTATCTTGTACATAAAATGTCCAATatggataaaaacaaaaaactgcagGATTAGTGACACTGATTTATTGAATTCTCAACAATCTAAATGGGATTCCagtaatttaaagaggaattaaaaaaaaaagaaaaagaagacatATAAAATGACCACCAAATCAAAAACTCCCATAATCCCATAATCCTGTCACTTTGTTTGGGGCCAATGAGGTCTGAAAAGTCATCTTTCCATGAGCAGTTTAAATTTGCAGGATACTGACATTACAGACACCGACCAAAGCAGAAATATGCACCGTCTCTCCATTGATCTTTGCACAATTTCCCAATTTCACGATTTCACATTGTGCATTGTGCATGAAATATTGGATAATATTAACATTTATTTCAAAAGCTCACCGAAGAGGACTGGAGTTGAGTTGAACAGTTGACTCCAACATCTCAGCATCTCCTACATGGACACAGCTCTGTAATCAAACACACCAACTGAACTCCTGAGAAATCAGTGCCGAGCTCTGTGGATATTTCTTAGAAACGTGCAGGTTATCACATGAATGTGTGATTTGGTGTCAAATGGTATGAAAATGGCCTGAAGATGGTCTGAAGTTTTAGCTTAAAGTCCTGCAGCAAAGTTGCCCTCTAAAGTCCTGCgagcctgtctgtctgtctgtctctgcaGTGTGCCCAGGTTATGACATTTTGTGTGTTGTGTCTGGTTGGATATGTACTGCGCCTCTATGATTTCCCCGTAATGAAATGTCACCTGTCAGTAAAAAAACAGGCTTACTAACTATGTACTGTCCAGGTGAATGCGTGAGGCTGTGcttatgtgtttatgtgtgaCATCATAGAAAGTGACAGCGGGGCTGAGGTGTTATACTAGAAGCTCTTTCACTCTCAGCAGATCCTCTTTGTTACAGCTCGCTTGGATGACAACATTTGAGGTCATCTAGGAATACACATTAGAGTAATGTCTTTCCTTACTGATTTGAACACCATTTAATCTGATTTACTAAAGAAGGGATTTGAATTGAAACCATTAAGCTAAACAGATTCTTTTCCTTTGTAATAAACAGGTCAATGCTGCTTTCTGCATTTCTCATGAAAATCCTGATTGGAAACTGCTGAAGGGAGAAGTCTCGAGTCTGTTATGGGTTCATCCTTTGCTTAGAGCAGTTTTTCCACAAGTTTTATGAAACTTGGCTTGGTAGGTTTTGTGTGATCATGCAAACAATCAGATAAAGGAACCATACCAAACACGTGCTAATCATATAAAAAGAAGTAATGATCAAAATGCAGTTGGTTGGAGTGACAGGTGACGATGGAGGAGACAGGGTAAGATGGAGATGGATGGTTTGCTGTGGTGACTGCTGGtgggaaaagtaaaagaaaaaacaaaacacaactatACTATAGTAATTTACTTAAAAGTATGTAGTCGCACTTCACTAAGGTGGTGAGCAGCAAATCTGGTTTCTGCAATAATACAACTGTGCATGACAACAAGGCCTAATTTAGGCGAGAGCTGAAACTATTTATAAGTTCAACATTAAATGGCATTtctattcatttttattctaatttagCCTTGAAATACTTGAAAGTAGTGTTCATATTCTTGGATGGTatctaattgtttttttttaggtcaGCTCACACAAAAATACACTATTCTGAATGGTTTGCAGTTAAAAGGAGCATGTTGCCATTTCAGTTGTCATCAGGGACAAAGACACACTTGTCCTCTTATTTTCTAGATTAAACCAACTCCTTTCTCTGCTGTCACACCATTTCACCTCACACAAAACTGTGAACGTCTATCCCTCTGCAGACTAAAGTTCACGACGAGGTAACTAACTCCTGGATGCTTGCAGAATAAAACCGATGTTTCCTGTTGTTCATCCAGGGCCTTCTGATCCACGTATGGCAGCTGCTGCTCTTCATATGACTCCGTTTCAGTGATGCTTATTGCCTTTTGCATCCACTTTGCATCCAGTATGCTCCTTTCCACTTAATCTGATGGAACAGATGATATTTTTAAACCCAATTTGTTGAAAAAAGCTGTCccagaaaacaaattaattatAAGAATGAGTACACGGACTATCATAAATGATTAGATGCTGGGAAACAAGGTAACGTTAATTCTCTGCATTATTTTTCCTCGTATAACCTTCCATTTTAGCTGTTTGTTTATAGGCTCCAGCACGTCACACAGTTTTACCGTTGTAGGGCTCCCATAAATGCACGCCCGCAGCATTAAAGTGCATCTCCTTTAACGGAATGCCTCCAAGCTGCCACATCCTGTCTGTACTCAGGCGGAGTGAGGACAACGATCCCTAGTGCCGAGGACTAACTATAGCCTGTGGGAGTTTTCTTCATGCCGATCGTGATGTGATACACAATCTGGGGTCAAATTAGCAAGGGAATCtacagtggggggggggg harbors:
- the eef1e1 gene encoding eukaryotic translation elongation factor 1 epsilon-1, which encodes MALRELSSLEKYLGLKKPNKYSTQGDKKVPVLQNNNGPPLVGLATIACHLVKEAKRPELLGDTAEGRALVQQWLEYRVTKLVNYSKEDIKAVLKDLDLYLQDKVYLAGNQFTVADALMYYGLHPLIVDLAVQEKEQFMNVARWFDHIQHYPSVRHHLPPVVVLRNRIYTSRHH